In Lemur catta isolate mLemCat1 chromosome 1, mLemCat1.pri, whole genome shotgun sequence, one DNA window encodes the following:
- the LOC123642503 gene encoding bublin coiled-coil protein-like has translation MSGPDGDLILPVEAGAEDEDDGFGEAEYAAINSMLDQINSCLDQLEEKNDDLHARLQELLESSRQTRLEFQQQLGEPPAMPAPRLQEPPARPQPCPLGPGSGLGTHPLA, from the coding sequence ATGTCGGGCCCCGATGGCGACCTGATCCTGCCGGTGGAGGCTGGAGCGGAAGATGAGGACGACGGCTTCGGGGAAGCAGAATATGCTGCCATCAACTCCATGTTGGACCAGATCAACTCCTGTCTGGACCAGCTGGAGGAGAAGAACGACGACCTCCACGCCCGCCTCCAGGAGCTGCTGGAGTCCAGCCGGCAGACACGCCTTGAGTTCCAGCAGCAGCTCGGGGAGCCCCCAGCGATGCCAGCCCCTAGGCTCCAGgagcccccagccaggccccaaCCCTGCCCCCTTGGGCCAGGCTCTGGCCTGGGCACTCATCCCCTGGCTTAG